A genome region from Crossiella equi includes the following:
- a CDS encoding RNA polymerase sigma factor — MVLAQPVGQPEPVRGSAHAEDDRALWQRAAADDRDAFGVLFERHAEAVWNHCYRLTGSWSAAEDLTSTTFLTAWKKRTELTLVRDSALPWLYTVAGNLARTEFRSASRFRKALTRAGAHLHVVRDHAEDVVAAVDGDARLQKVLAAVDQLPRSEREVVQLCLLGEVSVPEAAQALGVAEVSVRSRISRARARLRELVEEEL, encoded by the coding sequence ATGGTGCTGGCCCAACCCGTCGGGCAGCCCGAGCCGGTGCGCGGGTCCGCGCACGCCGAGGACGACCGCGCGCTGTGGCAGCGCGCGGCGGCCGACGACCGGGACGCCTTCGGTGTGCTCTTCGAGCGGCACGCCGAGGCGGTGTGGAACCACTGCTACCGGCTCACCGGGTCGTGGTCGGCGGCCGAGGACCTCACCTCGACCACGTTCCTCACCGCCTGGAAGAAGCGCACCGAGCTCACGCTGGTGCGCGACTCCGCGCTGCCCTGGCTGTACACGGTGGCGGGCAACCTGGCCCGCACCGAGTTCCGCAGCGCCAGCCGCTTCCGCAAAGCCCTGACCAGGGCCGGAGCGCACCTGCACGTGGTGCGCGACCACGCCGAGGACGTGGTGGCCGCGGTGGACGGGGACGCGCGGTTGCAGAAGGTGCTGGCCGCGGTGGACCAGCTGCCCCGCTCCGAGCGCGAGGTCGTGCAGCTGTGCCTGCTCGGCGAGGTCTCGGTGCCGGAGGCGGCGCAGGCCCTCGGGGTGGCCGAGGTGAGCGTGCGCTCCCGCATCTCCCGGGCCCGGGCCCGGCTGCGCGAGCTGGTGGAGGAGGAGCTGTGA
- the fmt gene encoding methionyl-tRNA formyltransferase has product MRLVFAGTPEVALPALRALLDSPRHEVVAVVTRPDAPAGRGRTLHRSPVGALADEHGIEVLTPAKAGDPDFLARLREIDPDCCPVVAYGALLPQSALDIPAHGWVNLHFSLLPAWRGAAPVQASVKAGDEVTGASTFRIVKALDAGPVFGVVTEAVKATDTAGELLERLSISGAGLLAATMDGIEDGTLLAREQPEDGVTYAGKVTVEDAKVDFTQPATAVDRLVRSVTPEPGAWAEFRGERFKLGPVTPVDGDLPPGELAVEKKRVLVGTATTPVALGEVQAQGKKRMAATDWARGVRPEQGERLG; this is encoded by the coding sequence GTGAGGCTCGTCTTCGCCGGAACCCCCGAGGTCGCGCTGCCCGCGCTGCGCGCCCTCCTCGACTCGCCGCGGCACGAGGTCGTCGCCGTCGTGACCAGGCCGGACGCCCCCGCCGGGCGCGGCCGCACGCTGCACCGCTCACCGGTGGGCGCCCTGGCCGACGAGCACGGCATCGAGGTGCTCACCCCCGCCAAGGCCGGGGACCCCGACTTCCTGGCCCGGCTGCGCGAGATCGACCCGGACTGCTGCCCGGTGGTCGCCTACGGGGCGCTGCTGCCGCAGTCCGCGCTGGACATCCCCGCGCACGGCTGGGTCAACCTGCACTTCTCGCTGCTGCCCGCCTGGCGCGGTGCCGCGCCCGTGCAGGCCTCGGTCAAGGCTGGGGACGAGGTCACCGGCGCCAGCACCTTCCGCATCGTCAAGGCACTGGACGCCGGACCGGTCTTCGGCGTGGTCACCGAGGCCGTCAAGGCCACCGACACCGCCGGTGAGCTGCTCGAACGCCTCTCCATCTCCGGTGCTGGGCTGCTCGCGGCGACCATGGACGGCATCGAGGACGGCACGCTGCTCGCGCGCGAGCAGCCCGAGGACGGCGTCACCTACGCGGGCAAGGTCACCGTCGAGGACGCCAAGGTCGACTTCACCCAGCCCGCGACCGCGGTGGACCGCCTGGTCCGCTCGGTCACGCCCGAACCGGGCGCGTGGGCGGAGTTCCGGGGCGAGCGGTTCAAGCTCGGCCCGGTCACCCCCGTGGACGGGGACCTGCCTCCCGGCGAGCTGGCCGTGGAGAAGAAGCGTGTGCTCGTCGGCACCGCCACCACCCCGGTGGCGCTCGGCGAGGTGCAGGCGCAGGGCAAGAAGCGGATGGCCGCCACCGACTGGGCTCGGGGCGTGCGGCCGGAACAGGGAGAACGGCTCGGATGA
- a CDS encoding glycosyltransferase 87 family protein yields MRSVLSWLWCRPLGRAVLVLANLLALSTLYFRWNEHGPFLFLTPIDVDVYRLGAQVWLDGGDMYGPLPLTQAGVELPFTYPPLAAVLFTPLTVISWSTAGFVMTSVTVLLTALVLAALLSHYGVRAPGRVPWALLAVLPLALVTDPVRGTAGFGQVNLVLMALVVLDCLARSPRWPRGLLVGVAAAVKLTPAVFLLYFLLDRDRRAAVTTLLSFAGATALGFALAWRDSVKYWTVTLFDTNRIGEPSYPGNQSIKGLLARLGLTGTALTVVWLLLCLGVLLVVLRAMRAAAGGPGGAPWVLSLNALAGLLVSPVSWSHHWVWVVPAGFCLVLLGVRTRDRLALGLAAVLAFTAWAATNWWYSFHAHLGWNPLQTVLGNAYVLVAVAILVAAPRLFVTQRGSDRGLDAADRAKPQSVGR; encoded by the coding sequence GTGCGCTCGGTGCTGTCGTGGCTGTGGTGTAGACCACTCGGGCGAGCCGTGCTGGTGCTCGCCAACCTGCTCGCGTTGTCCACCCTGTACTTCCGGTGGAACGAGCACGGTCCGTTCCTGTTCCTCACCCCGATCGACGTGGACGTCTACCGGCTCGGCGCGCAGGTCTGGCTGGACGGCGGCGACATGTACGGGCCGCTGCCGCTGACCCAGGCCGGGGTCGAGCTGCCGTTCACCTACCCGCCGCTGGCCGCGGTGCTGTTCACGCCGCTGACCGTGATCTCGTGGAGCACCGCCGGGTTCGTCATGACCTCGGTCACGGTGCTGCTCACCGCGCTGGTGCTCGCGGCGCTGCTGTCCCACTACGGCGTGCGCGCACCCGGCCGGGTGCCGTGGGCGCTGCTGGCCGTGCTGCCGCTGGCGCTGGTCACCGACCCGGTGCGCGGTACCGCCGGGTTCGGGCAGGTGAACCTGGTGCTGATGGCTCTGGTCGTGCTCGACTGCCTGGCCCGGTCGCCGAGGTGGCCGCGCGGTCTGCTGGTCGGCGTCGCCGCCGCGGTCAAGCTCACCCCCGCGGTGTTCCTGCTGTACTTCCTCCTCGACCGCGACCGGCGGGCGGCCGTGACGACGCTGCTGTCCTTCGCCGGGGCCACCGCGCTCGGCTTCGCGCTGGCCTGGCGGGACTCGGTGAAGTACTGGACGGTGACGCTGTTCGACACCAACCGCATCGGCGAGCCGAGCTACCCCGGCAACCAGTCGATCAAGGGCCTGCTGGCGCGGTTGGGGCTGACCGGTACCGCGCTGACCGTGGTGTGGCTGCTGCTCTGCCTCGGCGTGCTCCTGGTGGTGCTGCGGGCGATGCGGGCCGCGGCGGGCGGGCCGGGCGGCGCGCCGTGGGTGCTGTCGCTGAACGCGTTGGCCGGGTTGCTGGTCTCGCCGGTGTCCTGGTCGCACCACTGGGTGTGGGTGGTCCCGGCCGGGTTCTGCCTGGTGCTGCTCGGGGTCCGCACCCGCGACCGCCTGGCCCTGGGGCTGGCGGCGGTGCTGGCGTTCACCGCGTGGGCGGCGACCAACTGGTGGTACTCCTTCCACGCGCACCTGGGCTGGAACCCGCTGCAGACCGTGCTGGGCAACGCGTACGTCCTGGTGGCTGTCGCGATCTTGGTCGCCGCTCCCCGGCTGTTCGTCACCCAGCGTGGCTCGGACCGTGGGCTTGATGCGGCCGATCGGGCGAAACCGCAGTCCGTGGGGCGGTAA
- the def gene encoding peptide deformylase gives MTVQPIRLFGDPVLRTRASEVVDFDRELRNLVKDLWDTMETKGGAGLAAPQIGVGLRVFTYHCDGFAGHLINPTFDVVGEEEQDGPEGCLSIPGLRWDCRRHLHVVAKGWNMHGEPVEVEGSNLLARCIQHESDHLDGVLFLDRLDETTRKAAMKQIRESAWFGQDTAMPTLKQSPHPLFGGRS, from the coding sequence GTGACAGTCCAGCCGATCAGGCTATTCGGTGACCCGGTGTTGCGGACGAGGGCCTCCGAGGTCGTCGACTTCGACCGGGAGCTCCGCAACCTCGTCAAGGACCTGTGGGACACCATGGAGACCAAGGGCGGGGCCGGGCTGGCCGCACCGCAGATCGGCGTCGGCCTGCGCGTGTTCACCTACCACTGCGACGGCTTCGCCGGGCACCTCATCAACCCGACCTTCGACGTCGTCGGCGAGGAGGAGCAGGACGGCCCCGAGGGCTGCCTGTCCATCCCCGGCCTGCGCTGGGACTGCCGCCGCCACCTGCACGTGGTCGCCAAGGGCTGGAACATGCACGGCGAACCCGTCGAGGTCGAGGGCAGCAACCTGCTGGCCCGCTGCATCCAGCACGAGTCCGACCACCTCGACGGCGTGCTGTTCCTGGACCGCCTGGACGAGACCACCCGCAAGGCCGCGATGAAGCAGATCCGCGAGTCCGCCTGGTTCGGCCAGGACACCGCGATGCCGACGCTGAAGCAGAGCCCGCACCCCCTGTTCGGAGGCCGTTCGTGA
- a CDS encoding Xaa-Pro dipeptidyl-peptidase, with protein MRGVRVGAVLLAVATAVSGGGVALAAPGAPGGSGTRPVYDFGTAVREQVWVESTLDGDADGRKDRIAVAVTRPKESDGGLRVPTIMQASPYFGGLLDPPLYPPPPTGDPSRAAGATVSLVDAGTRSGRSAASPAQAPLPWAYDNYFVPRGYAFVTVDMAGTRGSEGCPVTGGAAEVESVRVVVDWLNGRAKAFTAAGAPVRASWSTGNVGMIGVSYEGTLPNAVAATGVPGLRTIVPIGAISSWYDHYRSNGLVISTGQFFDDADWLAKAVLTREDPERCAPVIEKLVEGQDRATGDYNDFWAARDYRTQARRVRASVFVVHGLNDWNVKSRQYEQWWEALGRQGVRRKMWLHQGGHLDPTSVRPEEWIRTLHRWFDQELHGLDTGIHRDPPVSVERTAGTWHDQPAWPDRKAREVTLRLGDGTLGGHGPTGPNAEATFTDNPLLSSTDLVGNETTPNPGRTVFLTPPLTAPVRLSGVPRISLRAKADKTDTNLAAFLVDYGKAPRVDYATGEGVRPTTPATYHCPDEGQVPNPGCVRRREYRLVDRPWEIITRGWLDAQNRHSLWTPTPVTPNTPSRYTWPLLPDDYTFEAGHRIGLVVAGSDKEHVNWDATRATVTVDLRTSYLTLPLTETPRFQPPNE; from the coding sequence GTGCGCGGGGTGAGGGTGGGCGCGGTGCTGCTGGCCGTGGCGACGGCGGTCTCGGGCGGCGGGGTGGCCTTGGCCGCGCCGGGCGCGCCCGGCGGCTCCGGCACGCGGCCGGTGTACGACTTCGGCACGGCGGTCCGCGAGCAGGTGTGGGTGGAGTCCACCCTCGACGGTGACGCCGACGGCCGCAAGGACCGCATCGCGGTGGCGGTGACCCGGCCGAAGGAGTCCGACGGCGGGCTGCGGGTGCCGACGATCATGCAGGCGAGCCCGTACTTCGGCGGCCTGCTGGACCCGCCCCTGTACCCGCCGCCCCCGACCGGCGACCCGTCCCGCGCGGCCGGTGCCACGGTGTCCCTTGTGGACGCCGGGACCCGGTCGGGCCGGAGCGCGGCCAGCCCGGCGCAGGCCCCGCTGCCGTGGGCCTACGACAACTACTTCGTCCCGCGCGGCTACGCCTTCGTCACGGTGGACATGGCCGGTACGCGCGGTTCGGAGGGCTGCCCGGTGACGGGCGGCGCGGCGGAGGTCGAGTCGGTCCGGGTGGTGGTCGACTGGCTCAACGGCCGGGCCAAGGCGTTCACGGCCGCGGGTGCCCCGGTGCGGGCGAGCTGGTCGACCGGCAACGTGGGCATGATCGGCGTCTCCTACGAGGGCACGCTGCCGAACGCGGTCGCGGCCACGGGTGTGCCGGGTCTGAGGACGATCGTGCCGATCGGCGCGATCTCCAGCTGGTACGACCACTACCGCTCGAACGGCCTGGTGATCTCCACGGGTCAGTTCTTCGACGACGCGGACTGGCTGGCCAAGGCGGTCCTGACGCGCGAGGACCCGGAGCGCTGCGCCCCGGTGATCGAGAAACTGGTCGAGGGCCAGGACCGGGCCACGGGCGACTACAACGACTTCTGGGCGGCGCGCGACTACCGCACCCAGGCCCGGCGCGTGCGGGCGAGCGTGTTCGTGGTGCACGGCCTGAACGACTGGAACGTCAAGTCCCGCCAGTACGAACAGTGGTGGGAGGCCCTGGGCCGCCAAGGCGTGCGCCGCAAGATGTGGCTGCACCAGGGCGGCCACCTGGACCCGACCTCGGTCCGTCCGGAGGAGTGGATCAGGACCCTGCACCGCTGGTTCGACCAGGAGCTCCACGGACTGGACACGGGCATCCACCGCGACCCCCCGGTCTCGGTGGAACGGACGGCGGGCACCTGGCACGACCAGCCGGCCTGGCCGGACCGCAAGGCCCGCGAGGTCACCCTGCGCCTGGGCGACGGCACCCTGGGTGGCCACGGCCCAACCGGCCCGAACGCCGAGGCGACGTTCACCGACAACCCGCTGCTGTCGAGCACGGACCTGGTCGGGAACGAGACCACCCCGAACCCAGGCCGAACGGTCTTCCTGACCCCGCCCCTCACCGCACCGGTCCGCCTCTCCGGAGTCCCGAGGATCTCCCTCCGGGCCAAGGCGGACAAGACGGACACGAACCTGGCGGCCTTCCTGGTCGACTACGGCAAGGCCCCCCGGGTCGACTACGCCACCGGCGAAGGCGTCCGCCCCACGACCCCGGCGACCTACCACTGCCCGGACGAAGGCCAGGTCCCGAACCCGGGCTGCGTCCGCCGCCGCGAGTACCGCCTGGTCGACCGCCCCTGGGAGATCATCACCCGAGGCTGGCTGGACGCCCAGAACCGCCACTCCCTCTGGACCCCCACCCCGGTGACCCCGAACACCCCCTCCCGCTACACGTGGCCCCTGCTCCCCGACGACTACACCTTCGAGGCGGGCCACCGCATCGGCCTGGTCGTGGCGGGCAGCGACAAGGAACACGTGAACTGGGACGCGACACGAGCCACCGTGACCGTGGACCTCCGCACGAGCTACCTGACCCTCCCGCTGACCGAAACCCCAAGGTTCCAACCCCCCAACGAGTGA
- a CDS encoding RNA polymerase sigma factor, giving the protein MVLAGPDDHAEPGARSLHLEDDRALWQRAAADDRAAFGELFERHAEAVWNHAYRLTGSWSSAEDLTSTTFLTAWKKRAELTLVRDSALPWLYTVAGNLARTEFRSASRFRKALSRAGAHLHVVRDHADDVVDAVDSDARLQRVLAAVDQLPRAEREAVQLCLLGELSIAEAAEALGVAEVSVRSRISRARGRLRGFLEEEL; this is encoded by the coding sequence ATGGTGCTGGCAGGACCTGATGACCACGCCGAGCCCGGGGCCCGGTCCCTCCACCTGGAGGACGACCGGGCCCTGTGGCAGCGGGCGGCGGCCGACGACCGCGCCGCCTTCGGCGAACTGTTCGAGCGGCACGCGGAAGCGGTGTGGAACCACGCCTACCGGCTCACCGGTTCCTGGTCCTCAGCCGAGGACCTGACCTCCACTACCTTCCTCACCGCCTGGAAGAAACGGGCCGAGCTGACCTTGGTGCGCGACTCGGCACTGCCCTGGCTGTACACCGTGGCGGGCAACCTGGCCCGCACCGAGTTCCGCAGCGCCAGCCGCTTCCGCAAGGCACTGAGCAGGGCGGGCGCCCACCTGCACGTGGTGCGCGACCACGCCGACGACGTCGTCGACGCGGTCGACAGCGACGCCCGCCTGCAACGGGTCCTCGCCGCGGTGGACCAGCTGCCCAGGGCCGAACGCGAGGCCGTGCAGCTGTGCCTGCTGGGCGAGCTGTCCATCGCCGAGGCCGCCGAAGCCCTCGGCGTGGCCGAGGTCAGTGTCCGATCACGCATATCCCGTGCCCGCGGCAGACTCCGCGGCTTCCTGGAGGAGGAGCTGTGA
- a CDS encoding response regulator transcription factor — MRVLLAETHWQSGSRAALELRRLSVAVDQCLSAAQVRERVGVHDYDVVVLDQEMPGWAELCAQAGDSRVLLLTGGNLHDRLRGLELGADDCLARPYAFAELLARVRALARRSRPALPPVLERAGVVLDLPRHRALRDGTPLLLSPKEFAVLEVLMRAEGSVVSPEELLEKAWDEHANPFTNAVRMAVMTLRRKLGTPCPITTVPRAGYRLG, encoded by the coding sequence GTGCGAGTGCTGCTGGCGGAGACGCACTGGCAGTCGGGCAGCAGGGCCGCGCTGGAGTTGCGGCGGCTGTCGGTCGCGGTGGACCAGTGCCTGAGCGCCGCGCAGGTGCGGGAACGCGTGGGCGTGCACGACTACGACGTCGTGGTGCTGGACCAGGAGATGCCGGGCTGGGCGGAGCTGTGCGCGCAGGCCGGGGACAGCCGGGTGCTGCTGCTGACCGGCGGGAACCTGCACGACCGGTTGCGCGGCCTTGAGCTCGGCGCGGACGACTGCCTGGCCCGCCCCTACGCCTTCGCCGAGCTGCTGGCGAGGGTGCGCGCGCTGGCCCGCCGCAGCCGCCCCGCGTTGCCGCCGGTGCTGGAACGGGCGGGGGTGGTGCTGGACCTGCCCCGGCACCGCGCGCTCCGCGACGGCACGCCACTCCTGTTGTCCCCCAAGGAGTTCGCGGTGCTGGAGGTGCTGATGCGCGCCGAGGGCTCGGTGGTCTCGCCGGAGGAGCTGCTGGAGAAGGCGTGGGACGAGCACGCCAACCCGTTCACCAACGCGGTGCGCATGGCGGTGATGACGTTGCGCCGCAAGCTCGGCACGCCCTGCCCGATCACCACGGTGCCGCGCGCGGGCTACCGCCTGGGCTGA
- a CDS encoding styrene monooxygenase/indole monooxygenase family protein, whose translation MGRRIAIVGSGQSGLQLGVALRRDGHDVTLYSPQTPEQIGTGKLTSSAVSFGPALEAEHAAGLSLWHNEDPTVNGLRLRLGDGRGGVAVGFQAPLGALAQAVDQRVKFPAWLAEFTRLGGDLRVETVTEADLDRIAARHDLTVVASGKGGLSTVFPVRATTPAARTLGLCAVHGARVSSPDRVTFSIQPGIGELIAIPALTADGPAWFLLLESVPGGPADIWHAATDPTTHLHLTQELIRTHFPWEASRFATLELVDQNSWLSAPAGLSPTVREPVCVLPSGRAVLGLADAVVLNDPIAGQGANNAAHHAALLRSAIAAHDGAFDPAWMAGTFARFWARAEWSTKFSHALLAAPPAHVQRLLGLAGMHAPTAARFVRGFVNPVDLGEWFFTEDAAERYLATV comes from the coding sequence ATGGGTCGCCGCATCGCCATCGTTGGTTCAGGCCAGTCCGGACTCCAGCTCGGCGTCGCGCTCCGGCGGGACGGCCACGACGTCACCCTCTACTCACCCCAGACCCCCGAGCAGATCGGCACCGGCAAGCTCACCTCCAGCGCGGTCTCCTTCGGCCCGGCCCTGGAGGCGGAACACGCCGCCGGATTGTCCTTGTGGCACAACGAGGATCCCACCGTCAACGGCCTCAGGCTGAGGTTGGGCGACGGCCGGGGCGGGGTCGCGGTCGGCTTCCAGGCCCCGCTGGGCGCGCTGGCCCAGGCCGTGGACCAGCGCGTGAAGTTCCCGGCCTGGCTCGCCGAGTTCACCCGCCTGGGCGGCGACCTGCGCGTCGAGACGGTCACCGAGGCGGACCTGGACCGGATCGCGGCCCGCCACGACCTGACCGTGGTGGCATCGGGCAAGGGCGGGCTGAGCACGGTCTTCCCGGTGCGGGCCACCACCCCGGCGGCCCGCACCCTGGGCCTGTGCGCGGTGCACGGCGCCCGGGTGTCCAGTCCGGACCGGGTCACCTTCAGCATCCAACCGGGCATCGGCGAACTGATCGCGATCCCGGCCCTGACCGCGGACGGCCCGGCCTGGTTCCTGCTCCTGGAGTCGGTCCCGGGCGGTCCGGCCGACATCTGGCACGCGGCCACCGACCCGACCACCCACCTGCACCTGACCCAGGAGCTCATTCGAACCCATTTCCCCTGGGAGGCATCACGTTTCGCCACTCTGGAACTGGTCGACCAGAACTCCTGGCTCTCCGCCCCGGCAGGCCTGTCCCCGACGGTCCGCGAACCGGTGTGCGTCCTGCCCTCGGGCCGCGCGGTGCTGGGCCTGGCCGACGCGGTGGTGCTCAACGATCCGATCGCGGGCCAGGGCGCCAACAACGCGGCCCATCACGCGGCCCTGCTGCGGTCGGCGATCGCCGCGCACGACGGGGCTTTCGACCCGGCTTGGATGGCGGGAACCTTCGCGCGGTTCTGGGCGCGGGCGGAGTGGTCGACGAAGTTCTCGCACGCCTTGCTCGCGGCGCCACCGGCGCACGTGCAGCGCTTGTTGGGGCTGGCTGGGATGCACGCGCCCACGGCCGCGCGTTTCGTGCGGGGGTTTGTGAACCCGGTGGATCTGGGGGAGTGGTTTTTCACCGAGGACGCCGCGGAGAGGTACCTGGCGACGGTGTAG
- a CDS encoding RsmB/NOP family class I SAM-dependent RNA methyltransferase, with amino-acid sequence MIHQPNRRQARSDRSGPPRRRTGPRRPPETDPARKAALDTLTAVRERDAYANLVLPGLLRERRLTGRDAGLATELAYGTSRAQGLLDAVLQACSDRPLSEVDGVALDALRLGAYQLLRTRVPAHAAVASTVDLVRIALGTGAGGFVNAVLRRVAEQDEESWVAELAPDPDQDPVGHLAFAHAHPKWIAQAFTEALGVDKAELADALAADDARPAVHLVARPGEVSADELAAMTGGDVAPYSPYGVHLDPGGGDPGDLDALREGLAAVQDEGSQLCALALTRVPVDGPDGTWLDLCAGPGGKAAMLASLVSMNGGTLDAVEKAPHRADLIRKATPGLPITVHVADGRDPGLPEGGYDRVLVDAPCTGLGALRRRPEARWRRRPDDLADLGRLQRELLTAALRLVRPGGVVAYVVCSPHLRETVSVVAEVARRAGAEQLDTREYFPEVPRLGAGPGVQLWPHRHGTDAMFCALLRRV; translated from the coding sequence ATGATCCACCAGCCCAACCGCAGGCAGGCCCGCTCGGACCGCAGCGGCCCGCCGCGGCGGCGAACGGGACCGCGCCGTCCGCCGGAGACCGACCCCGCGCGCAAGGCCGCCCTGGACACGCTCACCGCCGTCCGGGAACGCGATGCCTACGCCAACCTCGTGCTGCCCGGCCTGCTCCGCGAACGCCGCCTCACCGGTCGCGACGCGGGCCTGGCCACCGAGCTCGCCTACGGCACCAGCCGCGCCCAGGGCCTGCTGGACGCGGTGCTCCAGGCCTGCAGCGACCGCCCGCTGTCCGAAGTGGACGGTGTCGCGCTGGACGCACTGCGCCTGGGCGCCTACCAGCTGCTGCGCACCCGGGTGCCCGCGCACGCCGCGGTCGCCTCCACCGTCGACCTGGTGCGCATCGCGCTGGGCACCGGTGCGGGCGGCTTCGTCAACGCCGTGCTGCGCCGCGTCGCCGAGCAGGACGAGGAGTCCTGGGTCGCCGAGCTCGCCCCCGACCCCGACCAGGACCCGGTGGGGCACCTGGCGTTCGCGCACGCCCACCCCAAGTGGATCGCGCAGGCCTTCACCGAGGCCCTCGGCGTGGACAAGGCCGAGCTGGCCGACGCGCTGGCCGCCGACGACGCCCGCCCGGCCGTGCACCTGGTCGCCCGCCCCGGCGAGGTCAGCGCGGACGAGCTGGCCGCCATGACCGGCGGCGACGTCGCGCCCTACTCGCCCTACGGCGTGCACCTGGACCCCGGCGGCGGCGACCCCGGCGACCTGGACGCGCTGCGCGAGGGCCTGGCCGCGGTGCAGGACGAGGGCAGCCAGCTGTGCGCCCTGGCCCTGACCCGCGTACCGGTCGACGGCCCGGACGGCACCTGGCTCGACCTGTGCGCGGGCCCCGGCGGCAAGGCCGCGATGCTGGCCTCGCTGGTCAGCATGAACGGCGGCACCCTGGACGCGGTGGAGAAGGCCCCGCACCGCGCCGACCTCATCCGCAAGGCCACCCCCGGCCTGCCGATCACCGTGCACGTCGCCGACGGCCGCGACCCGGGACTGCCCGAGGGCGGCTACGACCGGGTGCTGGTGGACGCCCCGTGCACCGGCCTGGGCGCGCTGCGGCGCCGTCCGGAGGCCCGCTGGCGGCGCCGCCCGGACGACCTCGCCGACCTCGGCCGCCTGCAGCGCGAGCTGCTCACCGCCGCGCTGCGCCTGGTGCGGCCCGGCGGGGTGGTGGCCTACGTGGTGTGCTCGCCGCACCTGCGCGAGACCGTCAGCGTGGTCGCCGAGGTCGCGCGGCGGGCCGGTGCCGAACAGCTGGACACCCGCGAGTACTTCCCCGAGGTGCCGCGGCTGGGTGCCGGGCCCGGGGTGCAGCTGTGGCCGCACCGGCACGGCACCGATGCGATGTTCTGCGCGCTGCTGCGGCGCGTCTGA